One region of Labrus bergylta chromosome 23, fLabBer1.1, whole genome shotgun sequence genomic DNA includes:
- the mybpc1 gene encoding myosin-binding protein C, slow-type isoform X13: protein MPEPTKKDETPNGQPEDEDDAAATTPSPTPRPDDSVPLPEMGRKDSVWSLGEGQAPEDLDKPIDTPPRSTLLIESPQSASMPVGGDISFVAKVEAKDLLRKPTVKWFKGKWMDLASKTGKHLQLKETFERQTKIHTFEMHIIKAKENYAGNYRCEVTYKDKFDSCSFDLEVKEAETGSQNIDIRSAFKRSSEGQEDAGELDFSGLLKHREPKQEDEAPDVDVWDILKNARPDQYEKIAFMYGITDLRGLLRRMKKIPKQEKKSEAFAKKLEPAYQVDKGGKIRLVVDLADPTVELKWYKNGQEIRPSPNQRKYIFEHKGTQRIMVINNCSVNDDAAYSVAAGDEKCATELFVKELPVKIVKGVEPVKTTVNERIELECEVSEEGAQVKWMKNGVEVPTGVRSRYRVKSEGTKHFLVIDDASKEDTGTYSIMASGGTSEAHVQVDLKPLKIYQDLQDMKVMLGQPLKLHCEIYPGNVPGRWYRNGQLIQPNDRITIIHRNKVHRLEIESSSLHDAGDYTFVPEGYSQSLSAKIHIIDPPRVHLDSLNFPDNTVTIVAGNKLRLEIPISGEPAPRVVWMKGERVILESGHRVRAETYGDQTSLTIDITEREDSGNYKIVLQNEAGEATASVKIKVVDIPDPPEAPLVPVVGGDWCSMTWEAPKYDGGSPILGYFIERKKKQSSRWMRLNFDLIKETSFEPKKMIEGVPYEVRIFAVNAIGVSKPSEPSKAFTPLAVTSEPTMLVVDDVTDNTVTVKWRPPETIGAAGLDGYLVEYCIEGANDWVVSNKELTEKTKYTITGLTPGSKILVRVRAINAAGPSPPRTLQHAILVKEVIEPPKIRVPRHLKQTYTRRVGEAVNLVVPFMGKPRPKVTWLKEGKPIEPTHVSIRNTDCDSIIFIRKAERSHSGKYEMTVQVENHVDTAIIDIQIVDLPGPPQCVTIEDVWGGNVALVWTPPKDNGNAPITGYTIQKADKKTMEWFTCIEQYHRTCITITELVVGNEYFFRIYSENMCGLSEAATVTKKSALIVKEGISPHDTAQHQYHAQPHSFTLPPTGMQLKTHEFNDRDFKEAPKFTQPLINTFAIAGYNATLNCSVRANPRPKVIWMKNKITILDDPRYRMFSNQGVCTLEIRKPSPYDGGMYTCKAINDLGEAQVDCKLEVKGGFTFYELMQRGVPLHLIDKYMNEHKIVEQEK, encoded by the exons GTGGAGATATATCCTTTGTTGCCAAGGTGGAGGCTAAAGATCTCCTCCGCAAACCAACTGTCAAGTGGTTTAAAGGAAAATGGATGGATCTGGCCAGCAAGACAGGAAAGCACTTACAGCTGAAAGAGACCTTTGAACGCCAGACCAAG ATCCACACATTTGAGATGCATATCAtcaaagccaaagaaaactATGCTGGAAACTACAGGTGTGAAGTCACCTATAAGGACAAGTTTGACAGCTGTTCCTTTGACTTGGAAGTGAAAG AGGCTGAAACGGGCTCACAGAATATTGATATTCGATCGGCTTTCAAAAGAAG CAGTGAAGGACAAGAAGATGCAGGAGAGCTTGACTTTAGTGGTCTCCTTAAACATAG GGAGCCAAAACAGGAGGACGAAGCACCTGATGTCGATGTGTGGGACATCCTAAAGAACGCTAGACCAGATCAGTATGAGAAGATTGCCTTTATGTACGGCATCACAGATCTGAGGGGTCTgctgaggaggatgaagaagatcCCAAAACAGGAGAAGAAAAGCGAAG cTTTCGCAAAGAAACTGGAACCAGCATATCAGGTGGACAAAGGTGGAAAGATCCGCTTGGTGGTCGATCTGGCCGACCCGACAGTTGAGCTGAAGTGGTACAAGAACGGGCAGGAAATCAGACCCAGTCCCAA TCAACGGAA GTATATTTTTGAGCATAAAGGCACACAAAGGATAATGGTCATCAACAACTGCTCCGTGAATGACGATGCAGCTTATTCCGTAGCTGCAGGAGACGAGAAATGTGCTACGGAGCTGTTTGTGAAAG AGTTGCCAGTTAAGATTGTCAAAGGTGTTGAGCCTGTGAAGACCACGGTTAATGAGAGGATCGAGCTGGAGTGTGAAGTGTCAGAGGAGGGGGCTCAAGTCAAATG GATGAAGAACGGTGTTGAGGTTCCAACAGGAGTGCGCTCCAGATACCGAGTTAAGAGTGAAGGAACAAAACACTTCTTGGTAATTGATGATGCCTCCAAGGAGGACACTGGGACGTACTCCATCATGGCTTCTGGTGGCACATCTGAGGCTCATGTACAGGTTGACT TGAAACCATTGAAGATCTACCAGGACCTACAGGATATGAAAGTGATGCTGGGCCAACCCCTGAAGCTGCACTGTGAGATTTACCCAGGCAATGTCCCAGGTCGTTGGTACAGGAATGGACAGCTGATCCAGCCCAACGACCGcatcacaatcatacacagAAATAA GGTCCATCGTCTTGAAATTGAATCCAGCTCCCTTCATGATGCAGGAGATTACACTTTTGTACCTGAGGGATATTCACAGAGCCTCTCAGCAAAAATCCACATCATTG ACCCACCAAGAGTGCACTTGGATAGTTTGAACTTCCCGGACAACACGGTCACCATAGTGGCAGGAAACAAACTACGCTTGGAGATCCCCATCAGTGGAGAGCCAGCACCTAGGGTTGTGTGGATGAAGGGAGAACGG GTAATTCTTGAGTCTGGCCATCGAGTCCGAGCTGAAACCTACGGTGACCAGACGAGCCTGACAATTGACATCACAGAGCGGGAGGACTCGGGTAACTACAAGATAGTCCTGCAAAATGAGGCTGGTGAGGCCACAGCCAGTGTCAAAATCAAGGTTGTTG aCATCCCTGACCCTCCAGAGGCTCCACTGGTCCCAGTGGTGGGTGGAGATTGGTGCTCTATGACATGGGAAGCACCAAAATATGATGGAGGTTCACCAATATTAGGTTACTTCattgaaagaaagaagaaacaaagcTCCAGATGGATGAGACTGAACTTTGACCTGATAAAAGAAACATCATTCGAACCCAAGAAGATGATTGAAGGAGTTCCATATGAAGTGCGGATCTTTGCAGTCAATGCCATTGGTGTGTCCAAGCCCAGTGAACCATCCAAAGCCTTTACTCCCCTCG CTGTGACCAGTGAGCCCACCATGCTGGTAGTTGACGATGTCACTGACAACACTGTGACTGTAAAGTGGCGTCCTCCAGAAACCATCGGAGCAGCCGGTCTGGATGGATACTTGGTGGAGTACTGCATAGAGGGAG CTAATGATTGGGTAGTATCCAACAAGGAGCTGACAGAGAAGACCAAGTACACCATCACTGGGCTGACTCCAGGGTCTAAAATTTTAGTTCGAGTTAGAGCCATCAACGCTGCTGGACCCAGCCCTCCACGGACCCTTCAGCACGCCATCTTGGTCAAAGAAGTTATTG AACCACCCAAGATCCGAGTCCCCCGACACTTGAAGCAGACATACACTCGAAGAGTTGGTGAAGCTGTGAACCTTGTAGTGCCATTCATG GGCAAACCCAGGCCGAAGGTCACCTGGCTGAAAGAGGGCAAGCCTATCGAGCCTACACACGTCAGTATCCGCAACACAGACTGTGACAGCATCATCTTCATTCGTAAAGCCGAACGAAGCCACTCTGGAAAGTACGAGATGACTGTGCAGGTTGAGAACCATGTGGACACAGCCATTATTGACATACAGATTGTAG ACCTACCTGGGCCTCCTCAGTGTGTGACGATTGAAGATGTCTGGGGAGGTAACGTGGCTCTGGTCTGGACTCCTCCAAAAGACAACGGCAACGCCCCAATTACAGGCTACACCATTCaaaaagcagacaaaaagaCAATG GAATGGTTCACATGCATCGAGCAGTACCATCGCACCTGCATCACCATCACAGAGCTGGTAGTAGGGAACGAGTACTTCTTCAGGATTTACTCAGAGAACATGTGTGGCTTAAGTGAAGCCGCCACCGTAACCAAAAAGAGTGCCCTTATCGTCAAAGAAG GGATTTCCCCACATGATACCGCTCAGCACCAGTATCATGCACAACCCCATTCCTTTACCCTTCCCCCCACAGGCATGCAGTTGAAAACACATGAGTTTAACGACCGAGACTTCAAGGAGGCGCCAAAATTCACCCAGCCGCTGATCAACACTTTTGCCATTGCCGGCTACAATGCTACACTCAATTGTAGCGTCCGTGCCAACCCAAGG CCCAAGGTGATCTGGATGAAGAATAAGATAACCATCCTTGACGACCCGCGCTACCGTATGTTTAGCAACCAGGGAGTATGTACTCTGGAGATCAGGAAGCCCAGCCCCTATGATGGCGGCATGTACACCTGTAAGGCCATCAATGACCTGGGAGAGGCCCAAGTGGACTGCAAGCTGGAAGTCAAAG GAGGCTTCACCTTTTATGAACTCATGCAACGCGGAGTGCCCCTCCACCTGATTGACAAGTACATGAACGAGCATAAGATTGTCGAGCAGGAGAAGTAA
- the mybpc1 gene encoding myosin-binding protein C, slow-type isoform X14: MPEPTKKDETPNGQPEEEANTLKKLSIELPNDSVPLPEMGRKDSVWSLGEGQAPEDLDKPIDTPPRSTLLIESPQSASMPVGGDISFVAKVEAKDLLRKPTVKWFKGKWMDLASKTGKHLQLKETFERQTKIHTFEMHIIKAKENYAGNYRCEVTYKDKFDSCSFDLEVKEAETGSQNIDIRSAFKRSSEGQEDAGELDFSGLLKHREPKQEDEAPDVDVWDILKNARPDQYEKIAFMYGITDLRGLLRRMKKIPKQEKKSEAFAKKLEPAYQVDKGGKIRLVVDLADPTVELKWYKNGQEIRPSPNQRKYIFEHKGTQRIMVINNCSVNDDAAYSVAAGDEKCATELFVKELPVKIVKGVEPVKTTVNERIELECEVSEEGAQVKWMKNGVEVPTGVRSRYRVKSEGTKHFLVIDDASKEDTGTYSIMASGGTSEAHVQVDLKPLKIYQDLQDMKVMLGQPLKLHCEIYPGNVPGRWYRNGQLIQPNDRITIIHRNKVHRLEIESSSLHDAGDYTFVPEGYSQSLSAKIHIIDPPRVHLDSLNFPDNTVTIVAGNKLRLEIPISGEPAPRVVWMKGERVILESGHRVRAETYGDQTSLTIDITEREDSGNYKIVLQNEAGEATASVKIKVVDIPDPPEAPLVPVVGGDWCSMTWEAPKYDGGSPILGYFIERKKKQSSRWMRLNFDLIKETSFEPKKMIEGVPYEVRIFAVNAIGVSKPSEPSKAFTPLAVTSEPTMLVVDDVTDNTVTVKWRPPETIGAAGLDGYLVEYCIEGANDWVVSNKELTEKTKYTITGLTPGSKILVRVRAINAAGPSPPRTLQHAILVKEVIEPPKIRVPRHLKQTYTRRVGEAVNLVVPFMGKPRPKVTWLKEGKPIEPTHVSIRNTDCDSIIFIRKAERSHSGKYEMTVQVENHVDTAIIDIQIVDLPGPPQCVTIEDVWGGNVALVWTPPKDNGNAPITGYTIQKADKKTMEWFTCIEQYHRTCITITELVVGNEYFFRIYSENMCGLSEAATVTKKSALIVKEGISPHDTAQHQYHAQPHSFTLPPTGMQLKTHEFNDRDFKEAPKFTQPLINTFAIAGYNATLNCSVRANPRPKVIWMKNKITILDDPRYRMFSNQGVCTLEIRKPSPYDGGMYTCKAINDLGEAQVDCKLEVKGGFTFYELMQRGVPLHLIDKYMNEHKIVEQEK, encoded by the exons GTGGAGATATATCCTTTGTTGCCAAGGTGGAGGCTAAAGATCTCCTCCGCAAACCAACTGTCAAGTGGTTTAAAGGAAAATGGATGGATCTGGCCAGCAAGACAGGAAAGCACTTACAGCTGAAAGAGACCTTTGAACGCCAGACCAAG ATCCACACATTTGAGATGCATATCAtcaaagccaaagaaaactATGCTGGAAACTACAGGTGTGAAGTCACCTATAAGGACAAGTTTGACAGCTGTTCCTTTGACTTGGAAGTGAAAG AGGCTGAAACGGGCTCACAGAATATTGATATTCGATCGGCTTTCAAAAGAAG CAGTGAAGGACAAGAAGATGCAGGAGAGCTTGACTTTAGTGGTCTCCTTAAACATAG GGAGCCAAAACAGGAGGACGAAGCACCTGATGTCGATGTGTGGGACATCCTAAAGAACGCTAGACCAGATCAGTATGAGAAGATTGCCTTTATGTACGGCATCACAGATCTGAGGGGTCTgctgaggaggatgaagaagatcCCAAAACAGGAGAAGAAAAGCGAAG cTTTCGCAAAGAAACTGGAACCAGCATATCAGGTGGACAAAGGTGGAAAGATCCGCTTGGTGGTCGATCTGGCCGACCCGACAGTTGAGCTGAAGTGGTACAAGAACGGGCAGGAAATCAGACCCAGTCCCAA TCAACGGAA GTATATTTTTGAGCATAAAGGCACACAAAGGATAATGGTCATCAACAACTGCTCCGTGAATGACGATGCAGCTTATTCCGTAGCTGCAGGAGACGAGAAATGTGCTACGGAGCTGTTTGTGAAAG AGTTGCCAGTTAAGATTGTCAAAGGTGTTGAGCCTGTGAAGACCACGGTTAATGAGAGGATCGAGCTGGAGTGTGAAGTGTCAGAGGAGGGGGCTCAAGTCAAATG GATGAAGAACGGTGTTGAGGTTCCAACAGGAGTGCGCTCCAGATACCGAGTTAAGAGTGAAGGAACAAAACACTTCTTGGTAATTGATGATGCCTCCAAGGAGGACACTGGGACGTACTCCATCATGGCTTCTGGTGGCACATCTGAGGCTCATGTACAGGTTGACT TGAAACCATTGAAGATCTACCAGGACCTACAGGATATGAAAGTGATGCTGGGCCAACCCCTGAAGCTGCACTGTGAGATTTACCCAGGCAATGTCCCAGGTCGTTGGTACAGGAATGGACAGCTGATCCAGCCCAACGACCGcatcacaatcatacacagAAATAA GGTCCATCGTCTTGAAATTGAATCCAGCTCCCTTCATGATGCAGGAGATTACACTTTTGTACCTGAGGGATATTCACAGAGCCTCTCAGCAAAAATCCACATCATTG ACCCACCAAGAGTGCACTTGGATAGTTTGAACTTCCCGGACAACACGGTCACCATAGTGGCAGGAAACAAACTACGCTTGGAGATCCCCATCAGTGGAGAGCCAGCACCTAGGGTTGTGTGGATGAAGGGAGAACGG GTAATTCTTGAGTCTGGCCATCGAGTCCGAGCTGAAACCTACGGTGACCAGACGAGCCTGACAATTGACATCACAGAGCGGGAGGACTCGGGTAACTACAAGATAGTCCTGCAAAATGAGGCTGGTGAGGCCACAGCCAGTGTCAAAATCAAGGTTGTTG aCATCCCTGACCCTCCAGAGGCTCCACTGGTCCCAGTGGTGGGTGGAGATTGGTGCTCTATGACATGGGAAGCACCAAAATATGATGGAGGTTCACCAATATTAGGTTACTTCattgaaagaaagaagaaacaaagcTCCAGATGGATGAGACTGAACTTTGACCTGATAAAAGAAACATCATTCGAACCCAAGAAGATGATTGAAGGAGTTCCATATGAAGTGCGGATCTTTGCAGTCAATGCCATTGGTGTGTCCAAGCCCAGTGAACCATCCAAAGCCTTTACTCCCCTCG CTGTGACCAGTGAGCCCACCATGCTGGTAGTTGACGATGTCACTGACAACACTGTGACTGTAAAGTGGCGTCCTCCAGAAACCATCGGAGCAGCCGGTCTGGATGGATACTTGGTGGAGTACTGCATAGAGGGAG CTAATGATTGGGTAGTATCCAACAAGGAGCTGACAGAGAAGACCAAGTACACCATCACTGGGCTGACTCCAGGGTCTAAAATTTTAGTTCGAGTTAGAGCCATCAACGCTGCTGGACCCAGCCCTCCACGGACCCTTCAGCACGCCATCTTGGTCAAAGAAGTTATTG AACCACCCAAGATCCGAGTCCCCCGACACTTGAAGCAGACATACACTCGAAGAGTTGGTGAAGCTGTGAACCTTGTAGTGCCATTCATG GGCAAACCCAGGCCGAAGGTCACCTGGCTGAAAGAGGGCAAGCCTATCGAGCCTACACACGTCAGTATCCGCAACACAGACTGTGACAGCATCATCTTCATTCGTAAAGCCGAACGAAGCCACTCTGGAAAGTACGAGATGACTGTGCAGGTTGAGAACCATGTGGACACAGCCATTATTGACATACAGATTGTAG ACCTACCTGGGCCTCCTCAGTGTGTGACGATTGAAGATGTCTGGGGAGGTAACGTGGCTCTGGTCTGGACTCCTCCAAAAGACAACGGCAACGCCCCAATTACAGGCTACACCATTCaaaaagcagacaaaaagaCAATG GAATGGTTCACATGCATCGAGCAGTACCATCGCACCTGCATCACCATCACAGAGCTGGTAGTAGGGAACGAGTACTTCTTCAGGATTTACTCAGAGAACATGTGTGGCTTAAGTGAAGCCGCCACCGTAACCAAAAAGAGTGCCCTTATCGTCAAAGAAG GGATTTCCCCACATGATACCGCTCAGCACCAGTATCATGCACAACCCCATTCCTTTACCCTTCCCCCCACAGGCATGCAGTTGAAAACACATGAGTTTAACGACCGAGACTTCAAGGAGGCGCCAAAATTCACCCAGCCGCTGATCAACACTTTTGCCATTGCCGGCTACAATGCTACACTCAATTGTAGCGTCCGTGCCAACCCAAGG CCCAAGGTGATCTGGATGAAGAATAAGATAACCATCCTTGACGACCCGCGCTACCGTATGTTTAGCAACCAGGGAGTATGTACTCTGGAGATCAGGAAGCCCAGCCCCTATGATGGCGGCATGTACACCTGTAAGGCCATCAATGACCTGGGAGAGGCCCAAGTGGACTGCAAGCTGGAAGTCAAAG GAGGCTTCACCTTTTATGAACTCATGCAACGCGGAGTGCCCCTCCACCTGATTGACAAGTACATGAACGAGCATAAGATTGTCGAGCAGGAGAAGTAA